The sequence below is a genomic window from Aureibacillus halotolerans.
TGCATGGTCGCGTTACGTCAATCGGAGATCGACTTCATATCAGGACAAGTTGTCAGTGAAACAGTTGAAAGACAAGGAAATGCACTTATAGAAACTGTCGCAGGTTCAGAGCAGTTAACGAAAGTAGCTAAACAATACATTAATTGTGCTTCTGATAAGACTCAAGGTAGAATGTTTGAAATAATAGAAACTACAAAATTTAATGTATCTGCTGCCAAAGCTGGAAGTCTATTAAGGGCTGTAACAACTGATCAATTAGGTCAACCTCATGCAGCAGCCGATATTCTGATACGCAATCCGAAGGGTGATATTTTCAAAGAAATACAAGCAAAATCTTATAACAAAACATCTGCGACTGCCCGTGCTGTTGCAAATGCGAAATATAATGGAATGGATCGATTAGTAAACGTCGAAAATGAACAAAAAGTAAATGAATTAATAGATAAGCGTATGAATTCAAATGGTATTTACGCTGAAGATTACAAGAGTGCATATGGTTCTACTAAAGGCCAAATTGAGTATGGTGAAATTAAGAGTGGTGGAACAACTTATGATGAATCAATACGTGCTGCAAAAGATCCAGAAACAATTGTAGCTGAAATGAAGAAGACTGAGTTTATTTCTGGTGCTAAAAATGCAGTGTTAAGTGGTGCGTTAGCAGGGGCCTTTGTGGGAGGTACTGTAAGTGCAGCTCAAGGTGTTTTTAAGCGTGATTTCTGTGTGAAGGAGACAGGAAAAGCTGTTGTTAATAGCGCAACACGTGGTGCTATTATAAGTGGTGTATCCTATGGTTTAAAGTATATTGGAAAGAATAACCCTATAATGTCGGGGAATGTGGTTACAGCCCTTGCAAGTTCTGCTGTCAATATTACAGAACTTACATATAATTTTTTAACCAATAAAATTTCGACAGAGGAATATATCGAGGGTTTAGGCTCAAATGCTGTTAGTTGTTTTTCCGGTATTGTAATGACTGCTGCTGGAGCCGCTCTATTTGGTCCTGTAGGAGCTGCTATTGCAGGTACAGTTACGTTGATCGGTATGAAACAAATTTATAAGGTATTCATCAATGCAAGAGAAGATTTGCAATTAGCAAAAGAAGCGCGCCTCCAAGCAGAAGCTTTATCTAAAATAATCATTCATCAAATTAAAGAAGAAGAGAAATTATTAATTGCATATTATAAGGAATACGAGACTAGTTTTAGTGAATTGAAGAAACTTGTTGATCTTACTATTATTGACTCCGGGCTAACAGAAAAAGCAATTGTGTCTTTAGCAAATGGACTAAATGTTAAATTCGAATACGAGCAGTTTAATGAGTTTGAGGCATTCATGTTAAGTGATGATGAGCTGGTTTTATGATACTATTTCCATGTACATCTTGTGGAGCTTGTTGCTTATCCATAGATGGTATCGAGTTTTTAGAAGAATATAATCAAAACGGAAAGTGTACTAACTTAGAGAACAATCAATGCTCCATTTACGAATCTAGACCCTTGTTATGTAAAATTGATGAATCATACGATAAAATTTTTTCATCGTATATGTCTAAGGAAGAGTTCTATCGTCAAAATGCGGTTGCCTGTAACAAATTACAAGAGAAATTAAACATTGATATTAAATATAGGGTTCATATCACTAACGTTGCATTAATTAAGATAGAAAAATAAAAATACACAAAACATTATAAAAGCAGGTGCACAAGAAAAAAACTTTAACAATGGAAAGATAGGTGATTTCTGTTAAAATCCAATGCCAAAGATACTCTGTAGACATGTATATTTTACTTCCGTAATTTGGTGAATAAATAGGAGCATTGATTTAAAAAACTCACCGCCTATTTTGGTCACGTAGGTCAAGACGCCTATACAAAAAAGCTGTCAACTGAATCTTAAACAAAAATAATGCTCCTCGCACAGTTGATTGAAATGGAAAGCCTTCATGAGATAAACGACGGCTCGTTTCAGTACACCTTTTTCTACAAGGCCATCCCACTCGAGGATTTGTATAATGGAGGCAATACTCCTGCTTGGCACTTCACGTCTCAGTAAAATCGCCTGTACAAGCACTTTATCCTGTCGTTCCTCTGGAACTGAACGATACGGCTTTTGTTTTAACTCCTCAAAGCCGTTCTCCTTAAATTGCGAGAGATAACGACGAAGGGTGCGCACTGAAAGTCCATGTTGCACACAAATTTGCTTGAGAAGTCTGCCTCTCTCCTGATTATCCAGTTCTTCATTTAATAATGGCGCAATCATCTGAAAGCGATTCGTTGCTTTTTCTTCTGCTTTTGTTCTTCCCATGGGTCACACTCCTTTTTCTGATAATAGAAGTGTAAATTATGGATAAGTGGACAAAAACGCAGAACGGGTATGTACCCAAAAATGATGATTCGCAACTGGATGGACAATTTTCCCCAGCCATCCGCACGCTGTGCCGAACCATTGTCCAATTCGTTTATGCACAGGCAACAGGCGACTGGACAGGTCATCTGTTGAGGTCTCATTCTGCTCAAGTTGAATTAGTAAGGATTGAAGAATGAACAGCCAGTAATCTATCAATTCAAAGAACCATTTCCTCCACCGGTAGATCGTAGATTCATCAGCTGCCACCGTTAGGTGGGACGTTTGAAAAATAGTCTCTTCAATGACTTCTGTAGCGTAACGTTTATATGGAATCATCAGTTTAGGTAGCTCGTGGTGAATCTTTGTACACTGCTGGCAACGCAGCCTTCTGATGATAAACGTTCTGGCCATGCTTCTTTCATCTTTTACCTTTCGTTCTCTTGAACCGATGACCTTGTAGACCCGTTGATTAAAACAGGGACAAGGAACCTTTCCTGCACATTTAATAAAAAACGCCTTTCTCGGCGGATTCCACTATGAAATAATCATTAACAATAATCATATTGTTTGAGGGACGTCTTCCGTCGCGCCACTGCTAATGGCCGGCATTAAGGAAGGCGTCTTTTCCTTTCTTCAGGGTGATTAAGGACATTATATGCGTCAACCCCCGGACAAACAACACCGTCAACATATGGACGTTATTAAGAAGCATTAACATTCGATAATGAATCATACAAAAATAACCTCCTACATAATAATGGCACCCCCAGAAGGAGTGCTCATTTATTATACAGAAGGTGAGCACGGTACATCGCTTGGCATTCACTGGTACAATCTTTGACATTCGTTGGTAAGATCTATGTCAATGATGGTGCATTTCATTGGCCGTAATCATCTTCTGAAGTTCTTTGTGAATCCTCTCCCAATCCACCGGATAATAGCCTTTTTCCAAAACAGAAATGCATGTAACCAGGCGTTTGTCATCGTACCATTTAGAGATAGAACCCCTCGGGCCTTTGAACGCTGGATAACGCCAGCGACAGTATTCCTGGAATGACCTGTACTCGCACTGATCGTTCGCTGACTTACACCATCCAAATGGAGCTCTAGAATCTTACGACAATTAATCACATAAAAACCCTCCCTGTACATAGATATCATGCGACAACGCATGCATCTTAAGTATACAGGGAGGATTTTTAAGAAGGCATTTTGGCTCTCTCGTCCGCAAACGATGGCTTAAAGTTCCGCAACCGGTGGTTTAAAAGTCCGCACAAGTGGCTCATTTTATCTGCAATACTCATTTTTCAACTGATTCATCAACTATATGAACAGAGCTCGCTGATTTTAACGTCTAATCGTAGCCCTGAGGAATGGACAGAGATCGTCGGTAACCAAGGAATGATGACAGCCATATTGGACCGTCTACTGCATCAAGTGGAGGTCATCCACTTGAACAATGAGAGTCATCGATTAAAGCATCAGCAGAAGATATTTAAAGACTAAAAAGTGTCCAATTGGGGTTGACGGTTACAATGCCCCTGAGACTGATTCCCTCATCGTGGAATTCCAAGATTTTTCGATAATGAATCATACAAAATAACCTCCTACATAATAATGGCACCCCCAGAGGGAGTGCTCATTTATTATACAAAAGGTGAGCACGGTACATCGTTTGGCATTCACTGGATAATGGTACATTTTGTTATCTGCAATTATTTACTATAGCCCTTGATAACATCGCGAGATAGGCCCATTGCTTCTGCTATTTTTTTATAGCCAACACATTGATACCTCAAAACTTTAATCTGAATGATCCTAAAAATGATATACCTTCCTGTTACGTAAGTGTTCCACTTGCCCCAGAACTTTTCTTTCTGTATCTTTCTATTCTCTCTGTTTTCCTTTTTTCTAACGCTTGTTCCACTTCTTTTGGTAATTCTCCTAAAAAATATTCCTCAATATAATTCCAAAACTCATCAGTTTCCATCTTTTCATTTTCAAATAAAAACTTCAACATTTCAACTGATGTATTATGTCGTTCATGCACATTCTCTAGTATGCTATTTTTGTAACTCTTCGGGGCATTTAACACTTTTTCAATTTGATACTGTGAACCGACACGTATATAAATTTGTGGATGGTCACCACCTTTAACTTCATAAAGAGCTAAGTCCATCATTTCAAGCATTCCTAGGACCAAAAATAACTTCGCAGTGCCAATCTTATCTTGTTTACGAATAAAATATTCCAAGTAATTCACTTGATTTACTTCTTTGGAATTATGAAGAATTTTCTTTACCTCGTTTAAAATAAACTTTGTAAACCCGCTCAGTGCAGGTAATATCTTGTAAGATGTTTTATTTCGATACTCATTTTTAATTAATATATTTGTACGCTGTGTGCTTGAGGAGTTCATGATATTTTCATATTGGGTTATACTCTCAAGCAACTGTATTACAAAGGATTCAGCCTTATAAGAAGAGAAATTCAACGTTTTTACCAAATTGCCTTCAATATCACCTGTTGTAAACACTTTCCGCTTAATAATATACGTTGAAAAAATTTTATTTAATTTTTCCAACGAACTCTCTAAATCCCGTAAAAATTGTGCCTGAAATCTATTATTCAGCTTTAAGTTGATAATAAAAATCGAATCTAAATGGGTCAGTATCTTATTATTGAGCTCATATGCTTTCTCGTGTAACAATCTCTTAAAGTTTGGAAATGATAGATGACTATACAGGTCCTTCCACATTGCATCCAAAAATACCTTGTATACACTGGAATATCTTTCTCCTATTAATTCGCAGTGCTTTTCAATATATTTTCCATACCGTTGATTAAGCAGATTTTCTTGTTCATTAAGCACCTTAAAATAATCTACAGTAAATATACTTCTAGGGCGTGCAACTATAGGAGAATATTTAAGTGGTGAATTTATAAAACCCTTTTCTATTATTAACAACGCGGTTTTTAACTGATTATCTAATTGATCACTATTCACAGATCCAGTATCATCTTTCTTGCCTTGAAATATATAATGAAACTCCTCCGCACTCACTAATAAGTGACGAGCATTTTTTTGACCACTTCTTTGTTTATACAAGTCTAATACTTTTTGCATAACTTGAATAAGCTGAGATTTTCTGAGTGTACTAATACCATGAAGTCTATTGACATGTTTAAAGTCTTCCTTTAAAAATGAAAATGATGCCTGTCCCACTTTTTCTGGATCCCTGGCGGCCCTCCCAATTTCCTGAACATAGTCACAAACGTTTCCTGTAGGAGCAAAGTGAATAACCGTATCAATATCTGGAATATCTATTCCCATTCCAAAAGCTTTTGTTGCCAACATTACTTTTGAGTTCCCATCCTTAAAACGTAAGAAACTCTCATTTTTCTCTTCTTTCTTTAATCGACCATAATACTCACTTACCTTATCTGTTATGGATTGGTCAGCATATCTTTCTAGAAAGTTCTTAAAGTTAAAAATAGATTTTACGAGTGGAAAATAAATCAAGACTTTTCTACCGTGAGATAATTCAAACTCAATATTTTTTAATAGAAGTGTATGTTTTATTTTTAAATACTCATTATCGGTAGATGACTCCTTTTCCACTTTATTAATATTCATGTGAATATTATCCCGCTTCACATAACCAAAATAATTAATTGGGTTATTCAATAACAAACTATCCCGTGTTTCTGCATACATGTCCTCGATCCCGCCATAAATTGCTGTAGCTGTAAAAGTAGCAATAGGAAACCGATGCTTGGAGGTAGTTTCTTCTATCATTTTCCCATTTTTATACTGTATTCCTCTACGTATTTTTTGTAAGTAGTCACCTAAGTACCAATAGTCTGCGCGAAATGCTTTACCCCAAGTTGTTACAATGTGAGCCTCATCAATAACAAATAATCCTATTTCCCTATCACCAATTAATGCAGTAATTTCCGCACGGCTCAATAATGTTTCAGGTGATATGTATAATATAGATATTTCTTTATCAGCTATACGTTGTGCAATATTAGCTTTCTCCATGGGTGAGATTTCAGAATTTATTGTCCCAGAAAAAGTTACATTTTTTTCTTGTAAATTATAAACTTGGTCTTTCATTAAACCGATAAGCGGAGATATAACAATGGTCAAAAAATTGTATTTTTCCGCTAAATAAATCGCAGGGACTTGAAACATTACAGATTTACCTGCACCTGTCGGAGCAGTAACAAATACGTCCCTGAAATCCGGAACATCTTTATTACCCTTTGCTTGGTCTGCCTGCATCACTATAGAGTCTATTATTTGCATTTGTGATATATTTTCTGTTTCTTTTTTATCAGTTAAGGAATCAACATTCTTATAAACGCGCAAGTTTCTGTAAGAATTATATCCCCAATATCTTTTTAAGATATCTAAATATGCATGTTCTCGTTCAGGAGAAATTAACTGTTCTGGAACAACTTTTAATACGCGATATATCTTTAATTCTGGGAAATAGTTCTTTAAAACATGTATTTTATCTAGATTTACTTGCGCAGTGTAATTAGCAGTCTTATGATCTATCCAACTCAAGTAAATCTCTTTAGGTAAATCTTTTTGGAGATTTGACAATAAATCATAAAAATCAAGTGCCATTTCTGCTCCAATTTCTACAAATGGAACATTTGCATCTATCGAATCATACTCCAATTGAACTTCACTATTTGAAAATAATGATACCTGTTCATATTTTTCTTCATCTATATATGACACAAAACAATTCCCGTTATTAGAAAGCTCAATGCTAGAATAATAATCATTTAAATAGTCATTTTCCAAGTATTGATCGCTTTTTTCTTCTCTTTGAAATAGTTCAATGTGATGTGGTGGTATCCTATATTCAAGTGGATAATACGAATCGAAAAGATTGTTATTAATAATAATCGTTTTAGTGAAGGACTGGAAGTTATCCGATGGGATTGTTGCAAATTCCTCAAATGTAAGCCATTTATTGTTACCCTCTAAAATAGTTGTTACAAACTGTACAATCAAATTTTGCCTTTGATTATTCAATTCATGTAAAGGTGTTCCTAACGCAATAGGAAATAGTTTATCCTGCTCTAACATTTGTAACCAATCGTGCGGAAAGCCTTTGAATACAAAAGTTATCTTTATTTCATTTGCATAGCGATCCCTTAGTTTTTGAAATTCTTTTAAAAAGATGTTTTTCAGCACTAGTTTCACTCCCACTTAAATATATATATATGGTACCATTGTATTATACTACTAAAAATATTGGAACATTCCGTAAAGGGTGCTAGAAAATGCCGGACAATTTGAAAACTATTTTTGACCACCGTTTATTAAACTTTAATTCAGAATCAGTTATTAATGTTGAGTGGCTATGTAATCTCTACAAATTAGAAACCGGACAAAATATTAACACTGATAAAGTTATCTCGTATTTAAAACAAAAAGGATATTATAAATACAAGTCAACTGTGACACCAATAAAATCAGTGCTAGATAAGGAACATTCATCCAGTGATAATAAAATTGTGCAATCAAAACCGCTATGCGATGATACAATTAATAATTCAAATACTAATGAAGTACTAGCAAAGTTTAATCCCAATAATCTTCTAGATGAACTTGAAAATGATACTATCGACATTTCTAATATAACTTACAACGACAATCAAAATCTCTTAAAAAAAATCAAGTCTGAAGAAGATGATCTAGCTCTTGAATTACTTATTACAGCCAACTTAAAACTCGTGAAAAAGATAGCAAAAAAATATATGGGGATTAGACATAAATTAGAATTTGATGATTTGGTAAATACGGGTGTTATAGGAATGATTAAAGCAATTGAGCTTTTCGATTTATCACTGGGTTATTCTTTTTCCACATATGCTACTTTTTGGATCCGCCAATCCATTACGCGTTACATTAATGATAATGGCTATACAATTCGGATTCCTGTTCACCTACACGAAACAATTAATAAACTAAGAAGGTTTGAAAGAGACTCACTAAAAGCACATGGCAATATTGACATCAAGCACATAACTAAAAGCTTAGATATAACAATTGAGAAGTATTATGAACTTAAAAATATCGAATATTCTTTTCTTAACATTTATTCATTAAATTTAATCGTATCTGATGAAAATGATGATACCGATTTAATAGAATTAGTTATTCCTTCGATGGATATGGATTTTAATATAAGTCTTCTAGAATCAAAGAATCCAATTGATCAAGTAATTGAAAACGATATATATAACACCTTACTTGACTTAATAAACGAATTGCCTAATAGACAAGCAGAAATAATAAAAAAACGTATGGGGTTTGAAGATGGAGAGCCAAAAACATTAGAGGAAATAGGGAAAGACTATTCTGTTACTCGTGAAAGAATACGTCAGATTGAAAAAAAGGCCATTTCTAAATTGCGGGGTCTGTTAATCTATAAGAAAATTGATCAATTTGACTTGGTCCCCTGATCTATAAATACTGTCAGTTTTTCAAAAAGTTAAAAACGCATACAAACAAGACTCTGGAGACAACCCTATGGTTTTGATGTACCTTCTATCTTTGCACCTTGATAAATTGTTTATTAAATTTGCATTCAATACCTGTGCCATCTAGCAAAGCTACAACCACCGTCTCTACTTAATATACAGTCATCTTTTCGACTAGTTTAAAAAATAGATCCTTGTCGAAGTGTTCAATCGGTTTGGCATTCGTCGTATTGGCCGCATCATGAAAGAAGAAGGCTTGGTTTCTAAATATACGACCGCTCAATACAAGTACAAAGAAACGACCTGCAATGAATCTAGCGTAGGAAACGAGCTAGATCGTAACTTTCAACAAGGATAAGAATTGAGCGTTGTGGTGAGCAACCTGACTTAAGTCCGTGTAGGAAACAAGTGGTACTACCTTTGTATTCTTCTAGATCTTTATAATAGGGAGAACATAGGATTTAGTTCCGGAACAAAGTTAAGATGTTCAACTCGTTCGCCGTGCCTTCGTTAGAGTCCCATATAAACTGTACGATCTAGAAATGTTCCATACGGATCGTGGAGGAGAGTTTGTGAACCAAGATATATAGGGGGCTTTAAAGTCGTTTCAAATCCAGCGTTAATCGATAAAGGGACCCCTTACGATAATGCCGTAGCAGAGGCGTCTTTCGAATGTATCAAAACAGAGTTCGTCTATTGACGTGTCTTTGACAGTGCAGCCACATTAAATATGGAATGGTTTGATTACGTAAATTGGTTCAACACAAGAGGATCCATGGATCATTATTATTTATTTATGTTCACCAAAAATGAATTACGATGTTAACAAAGGTTCCTAGACATTTAAGAGGGTTTAAGACCAAATTTTAATAAATTGAAAGAAGGAAATCGGGCAGGCAGTTGCTCAGCACCAATTTCCTTCTTATCATGTTCTTATTATTATGAATTAATAATACCAATAAAGACTAATTAAAGCAAGGAGGCAAAAGTCATGTTAGCTTAATTGAACAATTCAGTTTTAAAAAACAAGCATGATTTTACAATTGATGGCCAATGTTGATGAATATGTGAGCGTCTATGGACGTAAGTACTGGCGTCTAACTGGTTGTAGATATTATGCCGGGGACGCGTGAATTTTTATATTAAGCACTAAAAAAATAGGCTCTTACGGAATCTTGGTGATTATTTCCTTGAATAACGGGTAGGGTTGTGCAAGGAGTGATCATCATGGGACTTGAAACATCATTTGATACTCGCACGGAGATCATGTACCAAGAAGAAGATGCCAACACTTTTTCTATGGTCATGAATGTAACTTCACCACATGCCAAGTGCCCTCACTGTGGTACGAATTCGAGTCGGCGCCATAGCCGTTATACGCGGAAGATTCAGGATGTGCCTATGGTTGACAAAGAGGTCCACGTTCTTTTGTGCTCAAATAAATGGTTTTGTACGGGGGCTTCGTGTAACGCCCAGATTTTCACGGAGCGTTTCCCGTGGTTGGATGCGTATCGAAGACGAAGCAAACGCCTTGAAGAGAAGTTGACAACAATGGCGTATTCTATGAGTTGCTTACAGGCAGAAAAAGTGTGCAAAAAGCTTCATATGCCTGCCAGCCATGATGCGCTATTGGATTTAGTGTACCGGGAAGAGGTGGTAGAGGCCACGCCTCCCTTTCGTCGGGATTGACGATTTCGCTTTTCGCAAAGGCCATGACTATGGCACGCTTCTCTGTGATTTAACTACGCATGCCCCCATTGACGTTTTGCCAGATCGCAACGAAGAAACGGTGAAGGAATGGTTTCAAAAACGTCCATTCATTCAACTGGTGACAAGGGACTGGAGCCAGTCATTTCAAAAAGAGATCAAGCGTGCTCTTCCCTATACACAACACATTAGTGACCGTTTTCATCTTGTGCATAACCTTGGTTCCCTGTTGAAGCGAATCCTACAAAAATCATTGCCAAACCGAATTCCTAAAGAACCTACTGTCCAGCCCGTGTCTTCGGAGCCAACAGACCCAGTCAAACAGGTCAGGGATCCAGAGAATGGTCAGAAAGCGCGAAAAAGAAGTGGGAGATCGCACTCCGGGTCAAAGAATTGAGGCAAAAAGGTGTCCCTTATCTACGAATTGCCCGGCAATTTGAGATGAGTAGACAGACGGTTAAAAAATACGAAACGATGAAAAGGCCGCCTGAGACAAGAAGAAGAAGGCGTCCTCATGAGATTGACCCTTTCCTCTCTTATTTGGACGAGCAAGTAAAGCTCGGGCGCACGATTGATGCTATTGAAGGCTCGATTCGTGAAAAGGGATACCGAGGAAGTTATCGGGCTATACGGAACCATGTGTCGGACGTACGACGTCAACATTCCGACAGAAAAGAACGTTTTCTGTCGCGGAAACACGTGTACCATCTATACTGGAAACCTCTTGTCGATTTGACTGAGAAAAAAAGACACCTTTTAAATCAGGTATTAACTTTGTATCCTGAAACCAAAGAGATTTATGGGTTTGTACAGCTATACCGAGACATGATTCGAACAAAGGACAAGGAGATTTTCCATTATATTCTCCGGATGGGTGATACAGTTAGCCGCCCTGAGCTCAACTCATTCATCAAACAGATGAAAAAGGAAAAATCATCTATTAAGGCAGCACTTGTCTACTCATACAGCAACGCCGTCTTAGAAGGCCAGGTCACTCGCTTAAAAATGATTAAACGCCAACTCTACGGCCGCGCTAGCGTAGAATTTTTAAAAAACGGGTACTCTATCAATTTTGAAAAAAGGAATCTTGAGGTTCTAAACTAGGTTGTCATGTTTCACGAAGTGTACGTAAGAGCCAATTGGGGTTGACGGTTACATATAGATTATTTTAGGGAGGCTGTTACAAGCCTCCCTATCTTTTGGAGGCAAGAAATCCGTCAAGTTTAGGAAAAAATGAACCATCAGATTCTGCACATTATTGAGTGTAATTAACACCTAAACTCCTTTCATTATCATTAAAGATACCGTATCATCGCATATAAAAAGGAGAACTAGATGAAAAAACTATACATTCCGTTTGGACTAATAATAATTCTTTCTTGCATATATTATTTTTATTCGCAACAGTACTATATCAATAAAAATTAAATAGGAGAGGGTATCAAGGCATATATTGATGAGAATGGAACCCGGGGCTCCTACGAAAATATTAGAATGCTTAAAGTTAAAAATGTGGCTAATTCAGGTAATTATTATGCTCTCTTTGAACTTGATGGAAGGATTGGTACAGCTAACTTAGAAGAGGGATTTAATGACCAATTAAAAATAGAAAGTGTAGGTCATGGATCAGACCCTAACTATGTTACTTATGAAAGCTTACGCGTTGGTGACGATAGTTACGGCATTGTTATTGGAGCGAATACGTCTGGCGAACTCAATAAGATTAGTATTCAAATTGAATTTGAGTTGTACAGCTATAATGTTGACGTATCCAATAATAATTATTTTATTGATGTTCATAAAATGCCTGAT
It includes:
- a CDS encoding helix-turn-helix domain-containing protein, with protein sequence MGRTKAEEKATNRFQMIAPLLNEELDNQERGRLLKQICVQHGLSVRTLRRYLSQFKENGFEELKQKPYRSVPEERQDKVLVQAILLRREVPSRSIASIIQILEWDGLVEKGVLKRAVVYLMKAFHFNQLCEEHYFCLRFS
- a CDS encoding transposase; the protein is MDDFAFRKGHDYGTLLCDLTTHAPIDVLPDRNEETVKEWFQKRPFIQLVTRDWSQSFQKEIKRALPYTQHISDRFHLVHNLGSLLKRILQKSLPNRIPKEPTVQPVSSEPTDPVKQVRDPENGQKARKRSGRSHSGSKN
- a CDS encoding DUF6431 domain-containing protein translates to MKCAGKVPCPCFNQRVYKVIGSRERKVKDERSMARTFIIRRLRCQQCTKIHHELPKLMIPYKRYATEVIEETIFQTSHLTVAADESTIYRWRKWFFELIDYWLFILQSLLIQLEQNETSTDDLSSRLLPVHKRIGQWFGTACGWLGKIVHPVANHHFWVHTRSAFLSTYP
- a CDS encoding YkgJ family cysteine cluster protein produces the protein MILFPCTSCGACCLSIDGIEFLEEYNQNGKCTNLENNQCSIYESRPLLCKIDESYDKIFSSYMSKEEFYRQNAVACNKLQEKLNIDIKYRVHITNVALIKIEK
- a CDS encoding sigma-70 family RNA polymerase sigma factor, which encodes MPDNLKTIFDHRLLNFNSESVINVEWLCNLYKLETGQNINTDKVISYLKQKGYYKYKSTVTPIKSVLDKEHSSSDNKIVQSKPLCDDTINNSNTNEVLAKFNPNNLLDELENDTIDISNITYNDNQNLLKKIKSEEDDLALELLITANLKLVKKIAKKYMGIRHKLEFDDLVNTGVIGMIKAIELFDLSLGYSFSTYATFWIRQSITRYINDNGYTIRIPVHLHETINKLRRFERDSLKAHGNIDIKHITKSLDITIEKYYELKNIEYSFLNIYSLNLIVSDENDDTDLIELVIPSMDMDFNISLLESKNPIDQVIENDIYNTLLDLINELPNRQAEIIKKRMGFEDGEPKTLEEIGKDYSVTRERIRQIEKKAISKLRGLLIYKKIDQFDLVP
- a CDS encoding ATP-binding protein produces the protein MALSSANDGLKFRNRWFKSPHKWLILSAILIFQLIHQLYEQSSLILTSNRSPEEWTEIVGNQGMMTAILDRLLHQVEVIHLNNESHRLKHQQKIFKD
- a CDS encoding helicase-related protein, with translation MLKNIFLKEFQKLRDRYANEIKITFVFKGFPHDWLQMLEQDKLFPIALGTPLHELNNQRQNLIVQFVTTILEGNNKWLTFEEFATIPSDNFQSFTKTIIINNNLFDSYYPLEYRIPPHHIELFQREEKSDQYLENDYLNDYYSSIELSNNGNCFVSYIDEEKYEQVSLFSNSEVQLEYDSIDANVPFVEIGAEMALDFYDLLSNLQKDLPKEIYLSWIDHKTANYTAQVNLDKIHVLKNYFPELKIYRVLKVVPEQLISPEREHAYLDILKRYWGYNSYRNLRVYKNVDSLTDKKETENISQMQIIDSIVMQADQAKGNKDVPDFRDVFVTAPTGAGKSVMFQVPAIYLAEKYNFLTIVISPLIGLMKDQVYNLQEKNVTFSGTINSEISPMEKANIAQRIADKEISILYISPETLLSRAEITALIGDREIGLFVIDEAHIVTTWGKAFRADYWYLGDYLQKIRRGIQYKNGKMIEETTSKHRFPIATFTATAIYGGIEDMYAETRDSLLLNNPINYFGYVKRDNIHMNINKVEKESSTDNEYLKIKHTLLLKNIEFELSHGRKVLIYFPLVKSIFNFKNFLERYADQSITDKVSEYYGRLKKEEKNESFLRFKDGNSKVMLATKAFGMGIDIPDIDTVIHFAPTGNVCDYVQEIGRAARDPEKVGQASFSFLKEDFKHVNRLHGISTLRKSQLIQVMQKVLDLYKQRSGQKNARHLLVSAEEFHYIFQGKKDDTGSVNSDQLDNQLKTALLIIEKGFINSPLKYSPIVARPRSIFTVDYFKVLNEQENLLNQRYGKYIEKHCELIGERYSSVYKVFLDAMWKDLYSHLSFPNFKRLLHEKAYELNNKILTHLDSIFIINLKLNNRFQAQFLRDLESSLEKLNKIFSTYIIKRKVFTTGDIEGNLVKTLNFSSYKAESFVIQLLESITQYENIMNSSSTQRTNILIKNEYRNKTSYKILPALSGFTKFILNEVKKILHNSKEVNQVNYLEYFIRKQDKIGTAKLFLVLGMLEMMDLALYEVKGGDHPQIYIRVGSQYQIEKVLNAPKSYKNSILENVHERHNTSVEMLKFLFENEKMETDEFWNYIEEYFLGELPKEVEQALEKRKTERIERYRKKSSGASGTLT
- a CDS encoding transposase family protein; translation: MGLETSFDTRTEIMYQEEDANTFSMVMNVTSPHAKCPHCGTNSSRRHSRYTRKIQDVPMVDKEVHVLLCSNKWFCTGASCNAQIFTERFPWLDAYRRRSKRLEEKLTTMAYSMSCLQAEKVCKKLHMPASHDALLDLVYREEVVEATPPFRRD
- a CDS encoding transposase — translated: MRQKGVPYLRIARQFEMSRQTVKKYETMKRPPETRRRRRPHEIDPFLSYLDEQVKLGRTIDAIEGSIREKGYRGSYRAIRNHVSDVRRQHSDRKERFLSRKHVYHLYWKPLVDLTEKKRHLLNQVLTLYPETKEIYGFVQLYRDMIRTKDKEIFHYILRMGDTVSRPELNSFIKQMKKEKSSIKAALVYSYSNAVLEGQVTRLKMIKRQLYGRASVEFLKNGYSINFEKRNLEVLN